The Pirellulales bacterium genome contains a region encoding:
- a CDS encoding DUF1501 domain-containing protein translates to MHRQGCQRDDHPRIGRRDLLQVGGMSLFGMGLADLARLESQAADSSGTARGPAKSVVFIFQSGGPSQHETFDPKPAAPEGIRGEYGTTQTSLPGINFCEYLPKLAARAHRFSLVRTMHHPADRQFRNEHSSCHYLLHTGSVDMPVGDTNATIAGPRAGRMAWPSIGSMIAYAAPADVGVGLPSVVEIPRAYNISYPGRDPGLLGPRYGRWGVDLAPKCNSKDAAGSCPNCFSHDDPNDPARAPGPGPNAWWDNSSCRNPDFHLPDLGGDTGISVPQLSNRFELLQQLEGLRRAAAEAMSHDTCRAYDAQRDQALQLVLTSRPGKQNPFDLTHEPDAIRDLYGREEWGQAFLVARRLVEAGVRMVQVNLRGWDTHQNAFRDLKGRLLPSIDHCLSGFLDDLEQRGLLSETLVVMCGEMGRTPRISPIAVGGKNASGEIFTAGRHHWGDVFPCFFAGGGIAPGRVIGASDRQGGSPVSEAYTPADLAATIFQQLGVGPDREFNDTTGRPYQIYRGRPIQALL, encoded by the coding sequence ATGCATCGCCAAGGATGCCAACGCGACGACCATCCACGCATTGGGCGGCGCGACTTGCTCCAGGTCGGCGGGATGAGTCTCTTTGGAATGGGACTGGCGGATCTCGCTCGGCTCGAGTCGCAGGCCGCTGATTCGTCCGGTACGGCGCGCGGGCCCGCCAAATCGGTCGTGTTTATTTTTCAGTCGGGTGGCCCGTCGCAACACGAAACATTCGATCCTAAGCCGGCTGCACCCGAAGGTATTCGCGGCGAATACGGTACGACGCAGACCAGCTTACCGGGCATCAACTTTTGCGAATATCTGCCGAAGTTAGCTGCGCGGGCGCATCGCTTCTCGTTGGTGCGCACGATGCACCATCCGGCAGATCGGCAATTCCGTAACGAGCACAGCAGTTGCCATTACCTGTTGCACACCGGTTCGGTTGATATGCCGGTCGGCGACACGAACGCCACGATCGCTGGTCCTCGCGCCGGGCGGATGGCATGGCCGTCGATCGGTTCCATGATCGCTTATGCCGCGCCGGCGGATGTGGGCGTGGGCTTGCCAAGCGTCGTCGAAATACCGCGCGCGTACAACATTAGTTACCCCGGGCGCGATCCGGGCTTGCTCGGTCCGCGCTACGGTCGCTGGGGTGTCGATCTCGCACCGAAATGCAACTCTAAAGACGCGGCCGGATCGTGTCCGAATTGCTTCAGTCATGACGACCCCAACGATCCTGCCAGGGCGCCTGGCCCAGGTCCGAACGCCTGGTGGGATAACAGCAGTTGTCGTAATCCTGATTTCCACCTGCCTGATCTTGGTGGCGATACGGGAATCTCGGTTCCGCAACTTTCGAATCGCTTTGAGTTGCTACAGCAGCTGGAGGGGTTGCGCCGCGCTGCCGCCGAAGCGATGTCGCACGATACCTGCCGCGCCTACGATGCGCAGCGCGACCAGGCCCTGCAATTGGTGCTCACCTCGCGCCCCGGCAAGCAAAATCCTTTTGACCTGACGCACGAACCTGACGCCATCCGCGACCTGTACGGCCGCGAAGAATGGGGGCAGGCGTTTTTGGTCGCCCGCCGTTTGGTGGAAGCCGGAGTGCGCATGGTGCAGGTCAATCTGCGCGGTTGGGATACGCATCAAAACGCCTTTCGTGATTTGAAAGGCAGGCTGCTCCCTTCGATCGATCATTGCTTGAGCGGATTTCTCGACGATCTCGAACAGCGCGGTCTGCTTTCCGAAACTCTCGTGGTGATGTGTGGCGAGATGGGACGCACGCCGCGCATCTCGCCCATTGCGGTCGGGGGAAAAAACGCGTCGGGCGAGATATTTACCGCTGGCCGACACCACTGGGGAGATGTCTTTCCCTGTTTCTTTGCGGGCGGCGGCATCGCGCCAGGCCGCGTGATCGGCGCAAGCGACCGGCAAGGTGGATCGCCCGTATCCGAAGCGTACACGCCCGCCGATCTCGCCGCCACGATCTTCCAGCAACTGGGGGTCGGGCCGGACCGCGAGTTCAACGACACGACCGGTCGGCCCTATCAAATCTATCGCGGTCGACCGATCCAGGCCTTGCTGTAA